A genomic window from Paucibacter sp. KCTC 42545 includes:
- a CDS encoding ABC transporter ATP-binding protein has translation MLTIDKLSVTLDAEAGLVHAIDQMRLTLHRGETLALVGESGCGKSMTALALMRLLPDAGRISGGRLLLDEQDLFALPEAQMRAVRGGRIGMIFQEPSTSLNPVLRIGAQMVEAIQAHTRWRGTEARSKAIEWLKRVGIPEPERRIDAYPHQLSGGQKQRVMIAMTLAAEPDYLIADEPTTALDVTIQAQILELLRELQRERRLGVLLITHDLAVVAGMAHQVALMYAGQIIEVAAAATFFAQPRHPYARLLLQALPDAAKRGERLAAIAGTVPPLWTKFQGCRFAPRCDRAWAQCHAQAPALADLALPLAVDQQAPQQQPHEVRCWLYSHADGAAQPALPPAELQLRPATATAAAVPEADDKPLLEVRNLSVRFALKRGWWGGAQTYFNAVDDVSYAIKPGKTLALVGESGCGKTSSGKAIVQLLRRTAQLEGQALLDGQDLFQLHGQALQQARRAVQIIFQDPFASLNPRLRVSDVLEEGLLALRPDLDARQRRLNLELLLDQVGLRRDALQRWPHEFSGGQRQRLAIARALAVEPRLIVCDEPTSALDVSVQAQILNLLRDLQRERGLAFLFITHNIGVVEYVADEVAVMQAGRIVEMGSSASVLAAPQQGYTRELLAAVPRLRSPLVR, from the coding sequence ATGCTGACGATTGACAAACTCTCGGTCACCCTGGACGCAGAGGCAGGGCTGGTCCATGCCATCGACCAGATGCGCCTGACTCTGCATCGCGGCGAGACCTTGGCCCTGGTGGGCGAGTCGGGCTGCGGCAAGAGCATGACCGCGCTGGCTCTGATGCGTTTGCTGCCCGATGCCGGGCGCATCAGCGGCGGCCGCTTGCTGCTGGATGAACAAGACCTATTTGCTCTGCCGGAAGCGCAGATGCGCGCCGTGCGCGGCGGGCGCATCGGCATGATTTTTCAGGAGCCTTCCACCAGCCTGAATCCGGTGCTGCGCATCGGCGCGCAAATGGTGGAGGCGATTCAGGCGCACACCCGCTGGCGCGGCACTGAGGCTCGCAGCAAAGCGATTGAGTGGCTCAAGCGCGTGGGCATCCCGGAGCCCGAGCGTCGCATTGACGCCTACCCTCATCAGCTCAGCGGCGGGCAAAAACAGCGTGTCATGATCGCCATGACCCTGGCCGCCGAGCCCGATTACCTGATTGCTGACGAGCCCACCACGGCGTTGGACGTCACCATCCAGGCGCAGATTCTTGAGCTGCTGCGCGAGCTGCAGCGTGAGCGCCGCCTTGGCGTGCTGCTGATCACCCATGACCTGGCCGTGGTGGCCGGCATGGCGCATCAGGTGGCTTTGATGTATGCCGGGCAAATCATTGAAGTAGCGGCTGCCGCCACTTTCTTCGCTCAGCCCCGTCACCCATACGCACGCCTGCTGCTGCAAGCCTTGCCGGATGCCGCCAAGCGCGGCGAACGCCTGGCCGCCATTGCTGGAACCGTGCCGCCGCTGTGGACGAAGTTCCAGGGCTGCCGTTTCGCGCCACGCTGTGACCGCGCCTGGGCGCAGTGCCATGCGCAAGCGCCTGCGCTGGCCGATCTCGCGCTGCCACTTGCTGTCGACCAGCAGGCTCCGCAACAACAGCCGCACGAGGTGCGTTGCTGGTTGTACAGCCATGCCGATGGCGCCGCTCAGCCTGCGCTGCCACCGGCAGAGCTGCAGCTGAGGCCGGCAACAGCGACCGCCGCTGCAGTGCCAGAAGCTGATGACAAGCCCTTGCTGGAGGTACGCAATCTCAGCGTTCGCTTTGCCCTCAAGCGCGGCTGGTGGGGTGGGGCGCAGACCTACTTCAATGCCGTGGATGATGTCAGTTATGCCATCAAGCCCGGCAAGACCCTGGCCTTAGTTGGCGAGTCGGGCTGCGGCAAGACCAGCTCGGGCAAGGCCATCGTGCAGCTGCTGCGGCGCACCGCGCAGCTGGAGGGTCAGGCCTTGCTTGACGGGCAAGACCTGTTCCAGCTGCATGGCCAAGCCTTGCAGCAGGCGCGCCGCGCCGTGCAAATCATCTTCCAGGATCCTTTTGCCTCGCTAAACCCGCGCCTGCGGGTCAGCGATGTGTTGGAAGAAGGGCTGCTGGCCCTGCGGCCCGATCTGGATGCCCGCCAGCGCCGCCTGAATCTGGAGTTATTGCTGGATCAAGTCGGCCTGCGCCGCGATGCCTTGCAGCGCTGGCCGCATGAGTTCTCCGGCGGCCAGCGCCAACGCCTGGCGATTGCCCGCGCTTTGGCCGTGGAGCCGCGCCTGATCGTCTGCGACGAGCCGACCTCGGCCCTGGATGTGTCGGTGCAAGCGCAGATCCTCAACCTCCTGCGCGACTTGCAGCGTGAGCGCGGCCTGGCCTTTTTGTTCATCACCCACAACATCGGCGTCGTCGAATATGTGGCCGATGAGGTGGCGGTGATGCAAGCCGGGCGCATTGTTGAGATGGGGAGCTCCGCCAGCGTACTGGCTGCACCACAACAGGGCTATACCCGTGAGCTTTTGGCCGCGGTGCCGCGCCTGCGCTCTCCCTTGGTGCGCTAG
- a CDS encoding ABC transporter permease, producing MDFKFVFLWTDAALWALMAGLLAYALRVRGQATLKANWQRVLRDPVAASAGLLLGLFLLLTLLDSVHFRSRIAVSAEAAGQGAPAVYDTQTRSLLDLLLQRPISMRELSYSEPLAYRGFNKEAQQDSLQRDYPRLQFGGAHLQHPAEQWAGDVATRAALGLLLGAGVLALACLAVAAALARHHGGFGRAWRDLAADRTHYPWRAMLFTLGVVALLVGPVLMLMPHYHVFGTDRTGNDVLVQALKSVRTAFVIGALSTLATLPLALGLGVLAGYYKGWVDELIQYFYTLLSSVPNVLLIAACVLMVQVYLDTNPEAFETGAERADLKMFLLCLILGLTGWAGLCRLVRGETLKLRELDYVQAATAFGVSDARIMQRHIVPNVMHLVLITVVLSFSELILYEAVLTYVGVGVDPSMNSFGGMINLARSEMSRDPVVWWSFAAAFGFMVTLVLAANLFADGVRDAFDPRARQTRPRVPAFVAHQTSKSEG from the coding sequence ATGGATTTCAAGTTTGTATTCCTCTGGACCGATGCGGCGCTGTGGGCCCTGATGGCGGGGCTGCTGGCCTATGCCTTGCGGGTGCGCGGTCAGGCGACGTTGAAAGCCAATTGGCAGCGCGTGCTGCGGGACCCGGTGGCGGCCAGCGCTGGTTTGCTGCTGGGCCTGTTTTTGCTGCTGACCCTGCTGGACAGCGTGCATTTCCGCAGCCGAATTGCCGTGTCGGCTGAAGCGGCGGGGCAGGGCGCTCCTGCTGTGTACGACACCCAGACCCGCTCCCTGCTGGACCTGCTGCTGCAGCGCCCGATCAGCATGCGTGAGTTGAGCTACTCCGAGCCTCTAGCCTACCGAGGCTTCAACAAGGAAGCGCAGCAAGACTCGCTGCAGCGCGACTACCCGCGCTTGCAATTCGGCGGTGCCCATTTGCAGCATCCGGCCGAGCAATGGGCCGGCGACGTAGCCACCCGCGCGGCCCTAGGCCTGTTGCTCGGCGCTGGCGTGTTGGCCCTGGCCTGCCTGGCCGTGGCCGCCGCGCTGGCCCGCCACCACGGTGGCTTTGGCCGCGCCTGGCGCGACCTGGCGGCCGACCGAACCCATTACCCTTGGCGCGCCATGCTCTTCACCTTGGGCGTGGTGGCCTTGCTGGTGGGCCCGGTGCTGATGTTGATGCCGCACTACCATGTCTTCGGTACTGATCGCACCGGCAACGATGTGCTGGTGCAGGCGCTCAAAAGCGTGCGCACCGCCTTCGTGATCGGCGCCTTGTCCACCTTGGCTACCTTGCCCCTGGCACTGGGCTTGGGCGTGCTGGCCGGCTATTACAAGGGCTGGGTGGATGAGCTGATTCAGTACTTCTACACCTTGCTCAGCTCGGTTCCCAATGTGCTCTTGATCGCCGCTTGCGTGCTGATGGTGCAGGTCTATCTGGACACCAATCCGGAGGCCTTTGAGACCGGCGCGGAGCGCGCCGATCTGAAGATGTTTCTGCTCTGCCTGATCTTGGGCCTGACCGGCTGGGCCGGCTTGTGCCGCTTGGTGCGCGGCGAAACCTTGAAGCTGCGCGAGCTGGACTATGTGCAGGCCGCTACCGCCTTTGGTGTCAGCGACGCGCGCATCATGCAGCGCCACATCGTGCCCAATGTGATGCATCTGGTGCTGATCACGGTGGTGCTGAGTTTCTCGGAGCTGATTCTTTACGAAGCGGTGCTCACCTATGTGGGCGTGGGCGTGGACCCCAGCATGAACAGCTTCGGCGGCATGATCAATCTGGCGCGCAGCGAGATGTCGCGCGACCCGGTGGTGTGGTGGAGCTTTGCCGCAGCCTTCGGCTTCATGGTGACCTTGGTGCTGGCCGCCAATTTGTTTGCCGACGGCGTGCGTGATGCCTTCGATCCGCGCGCCCGTCAGACCCGCCCGCGGGTGCCCGCGTTTGTGGCCCATCAAACCAGCAAGAGTGAGGGCTGA
- a CDS encoding ABC transporter permease: MLSYVLRRLGYGLLVLIGVNLLTFVLFFSVNTPDDMARLNIGGKRVTQVQIEKWKTERGYDKPMYWNATQSGAAKLTDTIVWERSASLMLWDFGRSDARQAVDIGHEIKTRMAVSLQLALPLFFLQVLVSVAFALLLVYFRNSALDFWGVVLCVLMLSISSLFYIIVGQYFFSRVLRLVPINGYAPGLDAIKFLALPVLLSLLSRLGSEARLYRAMFLEETAKDYVRTARAKGMNEQVVLFRHVLRNALIPILTSAGSYLPYVFLGSLVFESFFGIPGLGAFIIEAIAGQDFAIVRSMVFLGAVLYIASNALIDIAYTWADPRVRLS, from the coding sequence ATGTTGAGTTATGTGTTGCGCCGCCTGGGCTATGGCTTGCTGGTGCTGATCGGGGTGAATCTGCTGACCTTTGTGCTGTTCTTCTCGGTCAATACGCCGGACGATATGGCGCGCCTGAACATCGGTGGCAAGCGCGTCACCCAGGTGCAGATCGAAAAGTGGAAGACCGAGCGTGGCTACGACAAGCCGATGTACTGGAATGCGACCCAAAGCGGCGCGGCCAAGCTGACCGATACGATTGTGTGGGAGCGTTCAGCCTCGCTGATGTTGTGGGACTTCGGCCGCTCGGATGCGCGCCAGGCCGTGGATATCGGCCATGAGATCAAGACCCGCATGGCGGTGAGCCTGCAGCTGGCCTTGCCGCTGTTCTTTTTGCAGGTCTTGGTGAGCGTGGCTTTTGCCTTGCTGCTGGTCTACTTCCGCAACTCCGCGCTGGACTTTTGGGGTGTGGTGCTGTGTGTGCTGATGCTGTCCATTTCCAGCTTGTTCTACATCATCGTCGGCCAGTATTTCTTCTCGCGTGTGCTGCGCTTGGTGCCCATCAACGGCTATGCGCCTGGGCTGGATGCGATCAAGTTTCTGGCCCTGCCGGTGCTGCTGTCGCTGCTGTCGCGCCTGGGCAGCGAGGCCCGGCTGTACCGCGCCATGTTCTTGGAGGAAACCGCCAAGGACTATGTGCGTACCGCCCGCGCCAAAGGCATGAACGAGCAGGTGGTGCTGTTCCGCCATGTGTTGCGCAATGCCCTGATTCCCATCCTCACCAGCGCCGGCAGCTATCTGCCTTACGTGTTTCTGGGCAGCCTGGTGTTCGAGAGTTTCTTCGGCATTCCCGGCCTGGGCGCCTTCATCATCGAAGCCATCGCGGGGCAGGATTTCGCCATCGTGCGCAGCATGGTGTTTTTGGGCGCCGTGCTTTACATCGCCAGCAATGCGCTGATCGACATTGCCTACACCTGGGCCGACCCTCGGGTCCGCCTGAGCTGA
- a CDS encoding ABC transporter substrate-binding protein encodes MLLCLGLSACNNSPYPQGAEGENTLYMAFQERSPRYLDPTASYTAPESVYAYQIYEPPYGYHYLKRPYELVPRAAEFVVQPYYLDAQGQRLPQDAPAERIAQSVYDVKIRPGLKYAPHPAFARDAQGRLLYHAMSRAELGDKRSPWEFAERGTRELVADDFVFAIKRQATPRIEAPVFGLFSEVVLGLKDYGELVKAENLKLLGGLPENAPDKPFLDFRRWPLEGAVAVDKYTVRIRIKGKYPQWKYWMASTFLAPVPWEVDAFYAQPGMNERGLSWNQWPVGTGPYMMTEYSQDRRHVMTRNPNYRLDTYPCEGSPGDKEAGLLDDCGKRVPFIDKIVATSVKEVVPIKEMFKQGYLDLPELDRADWGVDFMVDKTDSEAVSRRFDERGFKFPIYVDITNWYLGFNMLDPVLGRGDTPEQQRRNRKLRQALSIAIDWEEGYGRIFRNRGGDTAHGPVPPGVFGSQESLAGQPGHPQAHNPVTHEIVNGRLQRRSLAAARALMVEAGYPEGRDAKTGQPLVLNYDYMRAVTPEVKAQNDWMIKQFAKLGVQLEVRATDYNQFQDKVLKGKHQVFWWGWFADYPDAENFFFLLYGPNGKSKSEGENVSNYDNPEFNRLYRQLQTLEDGPQKQQVMDQMLQLVREDAPWAWGFWSYSGSAFQSWLYNGKPGVVVRDPVRYLRLDVAQRKQKIAQWNQPVWWPLLVLFGGCGLIVWRTRQSFRARELARAPGYQAGYQHSEKSASGGA; translated from the coding sequence GTGTTGCTATGCCTGGGCCTGAGCGCCTGCAATAACAGCCCTTATCCGCAAGGCGCCGAGGGCGAGAACACGCTGTACATGGCGTTTCAGGAGCGCTCGCCGCGCTATCTGGACCCGACGGCCTCCTACACCGCGCCCGAGTCGGTCTATGCCTACCAAATCTACGAGCCGCCCTACGGCTACCACTACCTCAAGCGTCCTTACGAGTTGGTGCCGCGCGCAGCAGAGTTCGTGGTGCAGCCTTACTACCTGGACGCCCAGGGCCAGCGCCTGCCGCAGGACGCGCCTGCCGAGCGCATTGCGCAAAGCGTGTACGACGTCAAGATCCGGCCCGGCCTGAAGTACGCGCCGCACCCGGCGTTTGCGCGCGACGCGCAGGGTCGCTTGCTTTATCACGCAATGAGCCGCGCCGAGTTGGGCGATAAGCGCTCGCCCTGGGAATTTGCCGAGCGCGGCACGCGCGAGTTGGTGGCGGATGACTTTGTTTTCGCCATCAAGCGCCAGGCCACGCCGCGCATCGAGGCACCCGTGTTCGGGCTGTTTTCTGAGGTGGTGCTGGGCCTCAAAGACTATGGCGAACTGGTCAAGGCCGAGAACCTCAAGCTGCTGGGCGGCCTGCCCGAGAACGCGCCCGACAAGCCTTTTCTGGACTTCCGCCGCTGGCCCCTGGAAGGCGCGGTAGCGGTGGACAAGTACACCGTTCGCATCCGCATCAAGGGCAAATATCCGCAGTGGAAATACTGGATGGCCAGCACCTTTTTGGCGCCAGTGCCCTGGGAGGTGGATGCCTTCTATGCCCAGCCCGGCATGAATGAGCGCGGCCTGTCCTGGAACCAGTGGCCGGTGGGCACCGGCCCTTACATGATGACGGAGTACAGCCAAGACCGTCGCCATGTGATGACGCGCAACCCCAATTACCGCCTGGACACCTATCCCTGCGAGGGCTCGCCCGGCGACAAAGAGGCGGGCTTGCTGGACGATTGCGGCAAGCGCGTGCCCTTCATCGACAAGATCGTTGCCACCTCGGTCAAGGAAGTCGTGCCGATCAAGGAAATGTTCAAGCAGGGCTATCTGGACCTGCCAGAGTTGGACCGCGCCGATTGGGGCGTGGACTTCATGGTCGACAAGACTGACTCCGAGGCGGTGAGCCGCCGCTTCGATGAGCGCGGCTTCAAATTCCCCATTTACGTCGACATCACCAACTGGTATTTGGGCTTCAATATGCTGGACCCGGTGCTGGGCCGGGGCGACACGCCCGAGCAGCAGCGCCGCAATCGCAAGTTGCGCCAGGCCCTGTCGATTGCGATTGATTGGGAGGAGGGCTATGGCCGCATCTTCCGCAACCGCGGCGGCGACACCGCGCACGGCCCGGTGCCCCCCGGCGTGTTTGGCTCGCAAGAAAGCTTGGCGGGTCAGCCGGGCCACCCCCAGGCGCATAACCCTGTCACGCATGAGATCGTGAATGGCCGCTTGCAGCGCCGCAGCCTGGCTGCCGCGCGGGCCTTGATGGTGGAGGCCGGCTACCCCGAGGGGCGCGACGCCAAGACCGGCCAGCCCTTGGTGCTCAATTACGACTATATGCGCGCAGTAACGCCCGAGGTGAAGGCGCAGAACGACTGGATGATCAAGCAGTTCGCCAAGCTGGGCGTGCAGTTGGAAGTGCGTGCCACCGACTACAACCAGTTCCAGGACAAGGTGCTCAAAGGCAAGCACCAGGTGTTCTGGTGGGGCTGGTTCGCCGACTACCCGGACGCCGAAAATTTCTTCTTCCTGCTCTACGGCCCCAACGGTAAATCGAAGAGCGAGGGCGAGAACGTCAGCAACTATGACAACCCCGAGTTCAACCGCCTTTATCGCCAGCTGCAAACCCTGGAAGACGGCCCGCAGAAGCAGCAGGTGATGGACCAGATGCTGCAACTGGTGCGAGAAGACGCGCCCTGGGCCTGGGGCTTTTGGTCCTACTCCGGCTCGGCTTTTCAGAGCTGGCTTTACAACGGCAAACCCGGCGTTGTGGTGCGTGACCCGGTGCGCTACCTGCGCCTGGATGTGGCGCAGCGCAAGCAGAAGATCGCCCAGTGGAATCAGCCGGTCTGGTGGCCGCTGCTGGTCTTGTTCGGGGGCTGCGGCCTGATTGTCTGGCGCACCCGCCAAAGCTTTCGGGCCCGTGAATTGGCGCGAGCGCCGGGCTATCAGGCCGGCTATCAGCACAGCGAAAAATCCGCTTCAGGAGGCGCTTGA
- a CDS encoding LD-carboxypeptidase has translation MSNSLTLFTPAGVLLKSQPLKRAAKRLAKLGFDVTIDQDALAKHQRFGGDDATRLAALHRVAEAAPSIAMATRGGYGMTRLLDRIDWALLGKSVQNGTRWVGLSDLTSLHMGLLAHAKAQSWAGPMAYGDFGRSSKEGGVDDVTQDCFVEAMNGLLEAVGFRCPKSDAGHDGLAVRGTLWGGNLTVFNSLLGTKHMPKIKGGILFLEDINEHPYRVERNLLQLAQAGILDAQKAIVLGDFGGWSKSPNDRGYDFKSTVAALREHTKTPVLTGLPFGHVDTKVSLPVGAQVDLIVQGRDVLLDWQNDPQHKRAHAHAHEEGHAHDHAAHA, from the coding sequence ATGAGTAATAGCCTGACCCTTTTCACTCCCGCCGGTGTGCTGCTCAAGAGCCAGCCGCTCAAGCGCGCCGCCAAGCGCCTGGCCAAGCTGGGCTTTGATGTGACGATTGACCAGGATGCGCTGGCCAAGCACCAGCGTTTCGGCGGGGATGACGCCACCCGTCTGGCGGCGCTGCACCGCGTGGCCGAGGCCGCGCCCAGCATCGCCATGGCCACCCGCGGCGGCTACGGCATGACTCGTTTGCTGGACCGCATCGACTGGGCCTTGCTGGGGAAAAGCGTGCAGAACGGCACCCGCTGGGTCGGCTTGAGTGATTTGACCTCGCTGCATATGGGCCTGCTGGCCCACGCCAAGGCGCAGAGCTGGGCAGGCCCCATGGCCTATGGTGACTTCGGCCGCAGCAGCAAAGAAGGCGGCGTGGATGATGTGACCCAGGACTGCTTCGTGGAAGCCATGAACGGTTTGCTGGAGGCCGTGGGCTTTCGCTGCCCCAAGTCGGATGCTGGCCATGACGGCCTGGCCGTGCGCGGCACGCTGTGGGGCGGCAATCTCACAGTGTTCAACTCCTTGCTGGGCACCAAGCACATGCCCAAGATCAAGGGCGGCATTCTGTTCTTGGAAGACATCAACGAGCATCCTTACCGGGTCGAGCGCAATCTGCTGCAACTGGCGCAAGCCGGCATTCTGGATGCGCAAAAAGCCATCGTGCTGGGCGACTTCGGCGGCTGGAGCAAGTCACCCAACGACCGTGGTTACGACTTCAAGTCCACCGTGGCGGCGCTGCGCGAGCACACCAAGACGCCCGTCCTGACCGGCCTGCCTTTCGGTCATGTGGACACCAAGGTCAGCCTGCCGGTGGGCGCGCAAGTGGACCTGATCGTGCAAGGCCGTGATGTGCTGCTGGACTGGCAGAACGACCCGCAGCACAAGCGCGCCCATGCGCATGCGCATGAAGAAGGCCACGCGCACGATCACGCCGCGCATGCGTAA
- the tadA gene encoding tRNA adenosine(34) deaminase TadA, with translation MTVIESTRTAASAAADEYAMRIALDQAHNAWLAGEVPVGAVLMRQGQVIATGYNRPITTHDPTAHAEIVALRHGATLLGNYRLPECELFVTLEPCAMCAMAMLHARLKRVVFAATDPKTGVAGSVLNLFEQPALNHHTCVQGGVLAEPSAKLLREFFAQRREAARQRRAAARAHEAQDFGGASEEAIPTGDATHLDPTPAPESN, from the coding sequence TTGACCGTGATTGAATCCACCCGAACGGCGGCCAGCGCCGCTGCGGACGAATACGCCATGCGCATCGCGCTGGACCAGGCGCATAACGCTTGGTTGGCCGGTGAAGTGCCGGTCGGTGCGGTGCTGATGCGCCAGGGCCAGGTGATTGCCACCGGCTACAACCGGCCCATCACCACCCATGACCCGACCGCACATGCGGAAATTGTGGCGCTGCGCCACGGTGCCACCTTGCTGGGCAATTACCGCCTGCCCGAATGCGAACTCTTCGTCACCCTGGAGCCCTGCGCCATGTGCGCCATGGCCATGCTGCACGCGCGCCTCAAGCGGGTGGTGTTCGCGGCCACTGATCCGAAGACCGGCGTTGCCGGTTCGGTGCTGAATCTGTTTGAACAGCCTGCGCTCAACCACCACACCTGCGTGCAGGGCGGCGTGCTGGCTGAGCCCTCCGCCAAGCTGCTGCGAGAGTTTTTTGCCCAGCGCCGCGAGGCAGCCCGGCAGCGCCGCGCCGCCGCCCGAGCGCACGAAGCGCAAGACTTCGGCGGCGCCAGCGAAGAAGCCATACCCACCGGGGATGCCACGCATCTCGACCCCACCCCGGCCCCTGAGTCCAACTAG
- the guaA gene encoding glutamine-hydrolyzing GMP synthase yields the protein MHDKVLILDFGSQVTQLIARRVREAAVFCEIHPNDVSDEFIRSFAPKAIILSGSHASTYEDHELRAPQAVWDLGVPVLGICYGMQTMAVQLGGKVEWSDHREFGYAEVRAHGHTKLLDGIQDHATLEGHGMLKVWMSHGDKVTALPPGFKLMAETPSCPIAGMANEEKGYYAVQFHPEVTHTLKGQAMLTRFVREIAGCKGDWIMGDYIEEAVAKIREQVGDEEVILGLSGGVDSSVAAALIHRAIGDQLTCVFVDHGLLRLNEGDMVMDMFAGKLHAKVIRVDASELFLGQLAGVTDPEKKRKIIGGLFVDVFKAEAAKLKAANAEAKGEAGSRTIKGATWLAQGTIYPDVVESGGTKTKKATTIKSHHNVGGLPEQLGLKLLEPLRELFKDEVRALGVELGLPAEMVYRHPFPGPGLGVRILGEVKKEYADLLRRADAIFIEELRGWKDEATGKSWYDLTSQAFTVFLPVKSVGVMGDGRTYDYVVALRAVVTSDFMTADWAELPYGLLRKVSGRIINEVRGINRVTYDVSTKPPATIEWE from the coding sequence ATGCATGACAAAGTCCTCATCCTCGATTTCGGTTCTCAAGTCACTCAGCTGATCGCGCGCCGCGTGCGCGAGGCGGCGGTGTTTTGCGAGATTCACCCCAACGATGTGAGCGATGAGTTCATCCGCTCCTTCGCGCCCAAGGCCATCATCTTGTCGGGCAGCCATGCCTCGACTTATGAGGACCACGAACTGCGCGCGCCGCAGGCCGTGTGGGATCTGGGTGTGCCGGTGCTGGGCATTTGCTACGGCATGCAAACCATGGCCGTGCAGCTCGGCGGCAAGGTGGAGTGGAGCGATCACCGCGAGTTCGGCTATGCCGAGGTGCGCGCCCATGGCCACACCAAGCTGCTGGACGGCATTCAGGACCACGCCACGCTGGAAGGTCACGGCATGCTCAAGGTATGGATGAGCCATGGCGACAAGGTCACCGCGCTGCCGCCGGGCTTCAAGCTGATGGCCGAAACGCCCAGCTGCCCGATCGCCGGCATGGCCAATGAAGAGAAGGGCTATTACGCCGTTCAGTTCCACCCCGAGGTGACGCACACCCTCAAGGGCCAAGCCATGCTGACGCGCTTTGTGCGCGAGATCGCCGGCTGCAAGGGCGACTGGATCATGGGCGACTACATCGAAGAAGCCGTGGCCAAGATCCGCGAGCAGGTCGGTGATGAAGAGGTCATCCTGGGCTTGTCCGGTGGCGTCGATTCGTCTGTTGCTGCTGCCCTGATCCACCGCGCCATCGGCGACCAACTGACCTGCGTCTTCGTGGACCACGGCCTGCTGCGCCTGAACGAAGGCGATATGGTGATGGACATGTTCGCCGGCAAGCTGCATGCCAAGGTGATCCGCGTGGACGCCAGCGAGCTCTTCCTGGGCCAACTGGCCGGTGTCACTGACCCCGAGAAAAAGCGCAAGATCATCGGCGGCCTGTTCGTCGATGTCTTCAAGGCCGAGGCGGCCAAGTTGAAGGCAGCCAATGCCGAAGCCAAGGGCGAGGCAGGGAGTCGCACCATCAAAGGCGCGACGTGGCTGGCTCAAGGCACCATCTACCCCGATGTGGTGGAAAGCGGAGGCACCAAGACCAAGAAGGCCACCACCATCAAGAGCCACCACAATGTGGGCGGCCTGCCTGAGCAGCTCGGCTTGAAGCTGCTGGAACCGCTGCGCGAGTTGTTCAAGGACGAGGTCCGCGCTCTGGGCGTTGAGCTGGGCTTGCCGGCCGAAATGGTCTACCGCCACCCCTTCCCCGGCCCGGGCCTGGGTGTGCGCATCCTGGGCGAAGTGAAGAAGGAGTACGCCGACCTGCTGCGTCGCGCCGACGCCATCTTCATTGAAGAACTGCGTGGCTGGAAGGACGAAGCCACGGGCAAGAGCTGGTACGACCTGACCAGCCAGGCCTTCACCGTCTTCTTGCCGGTCAAGAGCGTGGGCGTCATGGGTGACGGCCGTACTTATGACTATGTGGTGGCACTGCGCGCCGTGGTCACCAGTGACTTCATGACCGCCGACTGGGCCGAGCTGCCCTACGGTCTGCTGCGCAAGGTCTCTGGCCGCATCATCAACGAAGTGCGCGGCATCAACCGCGTGACCTACGACGTGTCGACCAAGCCGCCTGCCACCATCGAGTGGGAGTGA